From one Bacteroidota bacterium genomic stretch:
- a CDS encoding LptE family protein: protein MRLKLNIQSFSLKFPSKLNSFRISVKIAHTIFSPFSLLYRKHAIIYYSLFILLLQGCKVHYSFSGASVSPDVKTVAIQTFRNNASLAPPTLAQSLTEALKDIFTSQTNLGIVSKNGDLNFEGEIINYLTAPVAIQSGDQAALNRLTITVNVKFTNAKDEKQNFETTFSRYSDYSSSQSLTSVQAQLIDDINKQLAQDIFNKAMINW, encoded by the coding sequence ATGCGGCTGAAATTGAATATTCAATCATTTTCATTGAAGTTTCCCTCAAAATTAAACTCTTTCAGAATCAGCGTGAAAATAGCACACACGATATTCAGTCCTTTTTCCTTATTATATAGGAAGCATGCCATTATCTATTATTCATTATTTATTTTGCTTCTTCAGGGTTGCAAAGTACATTACTCTTTCTCAGGCGCATCGGTTTCTCCCGATGTGAAAACAGTTGCCATACAAACTTTCCGCAACAATGCTTCGCTGGCTCCGCCCACGCTTGCGCAATCGCTCACCGAAGCGCTCAAAGATATTTTCACTTCGCAAACAAATTTGGGAATTGTTTCAAAAAATGGTGATTTGAATTTTGAAGGGGAGATTATAAATTATCTCACCGCTCCGGTTGCCATTCAGTCCGGTGACCAGGCAGCGCTCAACCGCCTCACCATTACTGTGAACGTGAAATTCACCAATGCAAAAGACGAGAAACAAAATTTTGAAACCACTTTTTCGCGCTACTCCGATTATTCGAGTTCGCAAAGTTTAACTTCGGTGCAGGCGCAATTGATTGATGACATCAACAAGCAACTGGCTCAGGATATTTTTAACAAGGCAATGATAAACTGGTAA
- the ssb gene encoding single-stranded DNA-binding protein → MGGVNKVILLGNSGKDPDIRHLDGGVTVASFPLATTESFRDKNSGEKREQTEWHNIVMWRSLAESVEKSELKKGDRVYLEGKIRTRKWNDKEGHQRFTVEIVADTFTIINRKRDKNGEDNGTPHETPAVENAGTADLPF, encoded by the coding sequence ATGGGAGGAGTAAACAAAGTAATTCTTTTGGGAAACTCAGGAAAAGATCCGGACATCAGGCACCTGGATGGCGGAGTTACCGTTGCAAGTTTTCCATTAGCGACTACGGAATCATTCAGAGACAAAAATTCGGGAGAGAAGCGCGAGCAAACCGAATGGCACAACATTGTGATGTGGCGCAGTTTAGCCGAGAGCGTTGAAAAATCTGAACTCAAAAAAGGCGACCGCGTTTATCTTGAAGGAAAAATCCGCACACGCAAATGGAATGACAAAGAAGGCCATCAGCGTTTCACCGTGGAAATTGTTGCCGATACTTTTACCATCATTAACAGGAAACGCGACAAAAACGGAGAAGATAACGGAACGCCTCACGAAACGCCAGCCGTTGAAAACGCAGGCACTGCTGATTTGCCGTTCTAA
- the mutY gene encoding A/G-specific adenine glycosylase — translation MNFSKIISQWYEKNKRDLPWRKTKDAYKIWLSEIILQQTRVAQGLPYYREFVKKFPTVRHLAQAKEDLVLKTWQGLGYYSRARNLHATAKFISKNLKGKFPAEFEEIKKLKGVGEYTASAIASFAFNKPYAVVDGNVFRVLSRVFGIKIPIDSAEGKKVFLEKANSLLDKKNPGLFNQAIMEFGALQCVPQNPDCKICPLKKNCVAFKKNLVGVLPVKSKKIKIRERFFNYFIVRDKEKILIRKRTGNDIWKNLYDFPMIETNKEIKNGRMDGWKSGNLKCTASMRHILSHQVIFAKFWEIDSNSFSQPPDSFYINESQANNFAFPRLIEKYFDEKLLNKR, via the coding sequence ATGAATTTTTCTAAAATTATTTCGCAATGGTATGAAAAAAATAAACGCGACCTGCCGTGGAGAAAAACAAAAGACGCGTATAAAATCTGGCTTTCGGAAATTATTCTTCAGCAAACGCGGGTTGCGCAAGGTCTTCCTTATTATAGAGAGTTTGTAAAAAAATTTCCAACCGTTCGCCATCTTGCTCAGGCGAAAGAAGATTTAGTTCTTAAAACATGGCAAGGTCTGGGTTATTATTCACGCGCGAGAAATCTTCACGCAACCGCAAAATTTATTTCCAAAAATCTCAAAGGAAAATTTCCAGCCGAGTTTGAAGAAATTAAAAAACTGAAAGGAGTTGGAGAATATACCGCAAGCGCCATTGCTTCTTTTGCATTTAACAAACCTTATGCAGTTGTGGATGGAAATGTATTTCGTGTTCTCTCAAGAGTTTTCGGAATAAAAATTCCTATTGATTCAGCCGAAGGAAAAAAAGTTTTTTTGGAGAAAGCAAATTCTCTTCTCGATAAAAAAAATCCGGGATTATTTAATCAGGCAATAATGGAATTTGGCGCTTTGCAGTGCGTGCCACAAAATCCTGATTGCAAAATTTGTCCGCTGAAAAAAAATTGCGTGGCGTTTAAAAAAAATCTGGTGGGTGTTCTTCCCGTAAAATCAAAAAAAATAAAAATCAGGGAAAGATTTTTCAATTACTTCATCGTAAGAGATAAAGAAAAAATTTTAATCCGCAAAAGAACCGGAAATGACATCTGGAAAAATCTTTATGACTTCCCGATGATTGAAACGAACAAGGAAATAAAAAATGGAAGAATGGATGGATGGAAGAGCGGAAATTTGAAATGCACAGCATCAATGAGACATATCCTTAGTCATCAGGTCATTTTCGCAAAATTCTGGGAAATAGATTCTAATTCTTTTTCACAACCTCCGGATTCATTCTATATTAATGAAAGTCAGGCAAATAATTTTGCATTTCCTCGCCTTATAGAAAAATATTTCGATGAAAAATTGCTTAATAAAAGGTAA
- a CDS encoding tetratricopeptide repeat protein: MTRDERSRITVRQKFIILLAVVLAVLLYFAPKLPSEKKSAEVSEANSDFISSFEEAKKNISSEQKIIFDKTESSLKKAEEEKTETAWIASAGDFLKGARLIQGDKKTILYKGAIESYEKALALNSENLSAKTNLGTAIVESSSLLGTQPMKGISLLREVIRKDSNNIDANLQLGLFSVTSQQFDKAIERFKRILRIDSTRIDMYVYLGDTYMQMGEKQKAITSYENYKTRVKDTLIIKDIDQYIKKLKQQQ, translated from the coding sequence ATGACTCGTGATGAGCGAAGTCGAATCACGGTTCGGCAAAAATTTATTATTCTTCTCGCTGTTGTTTTAGCAGTGCTTTTATATTTTGCTCCGAAACTTCCTTCGGAAAAAAAATCTGCAGAAGTTTCAGAAGCGAATTCAGATTTTATTTCATCGTTTGAAGAAGCAAAGAAAAATATTTCTTCCGAGCAGAAAATTATTTTCGACAAAACGGAAAGCAGTTTGAAAAAAGCCGAAGAAGAAAAAACAGAAACAGCATGGATTGCTTCTGCCGGTGATTTTCTGAAAGGCGCGCGATTAATTCAAGGCGATAAAAAAACCATTCTATATAAAGGAGCGATTGAAAGTTATGAAAAAGCATTGGCGCTTAATTCTGAAAACCTTTCCGCCAAAACAAATCTCGGAACTGCCATTGTGGAAAGTTCTTCTTTGCTTGGAACTCAGCCGATGAAAGGAATTTCTCTGTTAAGGGAAGTGATTCGGAAAGATTCCAATAACATTGACGCCAACCTTCAGTTAGGATTATTTTCCGTAACTTCGCAGCAGTTTGATAAAGCCATTGAACGGTTCAAACGGATTCTGAGAATAGATTCAACGCGCATTGACATGTATGTTTATCTCGGAGACACCTACATGCAAATGGGCGAGAAACAAAAAGCAATAACGAGTTACGAAAATTATAAGACAAGAGTAAAGGATACTTTAATAATAAAGGACATTGACCAATACATTAAAAAATTAAAACAACAACAGTAA
- the secG gene encoding preprotein translocase subunit SecG yields the protein MSTFLSIVIIIVCALLILIVLIQNPKGGGIASNFMSTSQFIGARQQVELIEQITWGFVGGLVVLCIAFAALVGTGSKQAETKESIVGKSEMPMPGGNAAPSMPAQQQQPAQQQPAPAQQPK from the coding sequence ATGTCAACTTTTCTTTCCATCGTCATTATTATTGTTTGCGCGCTTCTGATTTTAATCGTGCTGATTCAAAATCCCAAAGGCGGTGGCATTGCGTCAAACTTTATGTCCACCAGCCAGTTTATTGGCGCGCGCCAGCAGGTGGAACTCATCGAGCAAATTACCTGGGGATTTGTTGGCGGACTCGTGGTGCTTTGCATTGCCTTTGCCGCACTTGTGGGAACGGGCAGCAAGCAGGCAGAAACAAAAGAATCCATCGTGGGAAAATCGGAAATGCCAATGCCTGGCGGGAATGCCGCTCCGAGCATGCCTGCCCAGCAACAACAGCCGGCTCAGCAGCAACCTGCTCCTGCACAACAACCGAAATAA
- the gldD gene encoding gliding motility lipoprotein GldD codes for MAAFLLLTSYFLLLTSCGSDSDDIVVPKPFAYYRINLPEKKYSLFKDSCPFEFEYPSNYGIVLADSDMNAEPCWKNIVYPKFKAEINLSYKTIDKNHPLKKYLDDSWTLATKHEVKASGMPETPIRRDSAKVYGLLFEIEGNAASNLQFYLTDSTHHFMRGALYFFAHPNYDSLAPVIDFLKKDVERMITTFNWKKNPAIHAKGK; via the coding sequence GTGGCTGCATTTTTACTTCTTACTTCTTACTTCTTACTTCTTACTTCCTGTGGCAGCGACAGCGATGATATTGTTGTTCCCAAACCATTCGCGTATTATAGAATTAACTTACCAGAAAAAAAATATTCTCTCTTCAAAGATTCCTGTCCGTTTGAATTTGAATATCCGTCCAACTATGGAATTGTGCTTGCTGATTCGGATATGAATGCCGAACCCTGCTGGAAAAATATTGTGTATCCGAAATTCAAAGCGGAAATCAATCTCAGTTATAAAACGATTGACAAAAATCATCCGCTCAAAAAATATCTGGACGATTCCTGGACGCTTGCCACCAAGCACGAAGTGAAAGCAAGCGGCATGCCCGAAACGCCCATCAGGCGCGACAGCGCAAAAGTTTACGGACTCCTGTTCGAAATAGAAGGCAACGCTGCTTCCAACCTTCAATTTTATCTGACCGACAGCACGCATCATTTTATGCGCGGGGCTTTATATTTTTTCGCGCATCCCAATTATGATTCACTTGCGCCTGTGATTGACTTTCTGAAAAAAGATGTAGAGCGAATGATTACAACGTTTAATTGGAAAAAAAATCCCGCCATTCATGCTAAGGGAAAATAA
- a CDS encoding co-chaperone GroES has protein sequence MAKVKFQPQGDRVLVEPAAAEEKTAGGIIIPDTAKEKPQKGTIVAVGPGKKKDEPMTVKPGDTVFYGKYSGTEITVDGKEYLIMRQDDVFGVIG, from the coding sequence ATGGCAAAAGTAAAATTCCAACCGCAGGGCGACAGAGTTCTGGTTGAACCCGCTGCTGCAGAAGAAAAAACCGCTGGCGGAATTATTATTCCCGACACAGCAAAAGAAAAACCGCAGAAAGGAACCATCGTAGCAGTAGGTCCCGGCAAAAAGAAAGATGAACCTATGACAGTGAAACCGGGCGATACGGTTTTCTACGGAAAATATTCCGGCACAGAAATCACCGTTGACGGAAAAGAATACCTCATCATGCGCCAGGACGATGTGTTTGGCGTAATCGGATAA
- the groL gene encoding chaperonin GroEL (60 kDa chaperone family; promotes refolding of misfolded polypeptides especially under stressful conditions; forms two stacked rings of heptamers to form a barrel-shaped 14mer; ends can be capped by GroES; misfolded proteins enter the barrel where they are refolded when GroES binds): MAKEITYETIARDAMKRGVDALANAVKVTLGPKGRNVIIDKKFGSPQITKDGVTVAKEIELKDPVENMGAQLLKEVASKTADLAGDGTTTATVLAQAIVTAGLKNVAAGANPMDLKRGIDKAVDAVVAELKKQSKSVGDDNKKIEQVATISANNDSAIGKLIAEAMAKVKKEGVITVEEAKGTETEMKVVEGMQFDRGYVSPYFVTDADNMEAVLENPYILIYDKKLSGMKELLPILEKAAQTGKPLLIICEDLEGEALATLVVNKIRGALKICAVKAPGFGDRRKEMLQDIATLTGGTLISEERGFKLENADLSYLGKAEKITVDKDNTTIVGGSGKKADITARVNQIKTQIETTTSDYDKEKLQERLAKLAGGVAVLYIGAATEVEMKEKKDRVDDALHATRAAVEEGIVCGGGVSYLRAVDAIEKMKGSNEDELTGIQIVKRALEEPLRQIAANAGVEGSVCVQKVRDGKGDFGFNARTDEYENLIAAGVIDPTKVVRIALENAASIGGMILTTECVLAEIKEEKSAMPAMPGGMGGGMDY, encoded by the coding sequence ATGGCAAAAGAAATAACCTACGAAACAATTGCGCGCGATGCGATGAAACGCGGAGTGGACGCACTCGCAAACGCAGTGAAAGTGACACTCGGACCGAAAGGCCGAAATGTCATCATTGACAAAAAATTCGGTTCACCGCAAATTACCAAGGACGGTGTAACCGTTGCAAAAGAAATCGAACTCAAAGACCCGGTTGAAAACATGGGCGCTCAACTTTTGAAAGAAGTTGCTTCTAAAACCGCTGACCTTGCCGGTGACGGAACAACTACTGCAACTGTTCTCGCGCAGGCGATTGTAACAGCAGGATTGAAAAATGTTGCTGCCGGAGCAAACCCGATGGATTTGAAACGCGGAATTGACAAAGCAGTTGACGCGGTGGTTGCTGAACTGAAAAAGCAATCCAAATCTGTTGGCGATGACAACAAAAAGATTGAGCAGGTTGCAACCATTTCTGCCAACAACGATTCAGCAATCGGAAAACTCATTGCCGAAGCAATGGCGAAAGTGAAAAAAGAAGGAGTAATTACTGTGGAAGAAGCGAAAGGCACCGAAACCGAAATGAAAGTGGTGGAAGGAATGCAGTTTGACCGCGGATATGTTTCTCCTTATTTTGTTACGGATGCTGATAACATGGAAGCCGTTCTCGAAAATCCTTACATCCTGATTTACGATAAAAAACTTTCAGGCATGAAGGAACTGCTTCCCATTCTTGAAAAAGCAGCGCAAACCGGAAAACCTCTTCTCATCATCTGTGAAGACCTCGAAGGCGAAGCGCTCGCAACGCTCGTTGTAAATAAAATCCGCGGTGCATTAAAAATCTGCGCAGTGAAAGCCCCCGGCTTTGGCGACCGCAGAAAAGAAATGCTTCAGGATATCGCAACACTCACCGGAGGAACTTTGATTTCCGAAGAGCGCGGATTCAAACTGGAAAACGCTGACCTTTCTTATCTCGGTAAAGCAGAAAAAATTACCGTGGATAAAGACAATACAACCATTGTTGGCGGCTCAGGAAAAAAAGCCGACATCACTGCGCGTGTGAATCAAATCAAAACGCAGATTGAAACCACAACTTCCGATTACGATAAAGAAAAATTGCAAGAGCGTTTGGCAAAACTTGCCGGAGGCGTTGCCGTTCTTTATATTGGCGCTGCCACCGAAGTTGAAATGAAAGAAAAGAAAGACCGCGTGGACGATGCGCTTCATGCAACCCGCGCTGCCGTGGAAGAAGGAATCGTTTGTGGCGGTGGAGTTTCTTATCTCCGCGCTGTTGACGCGATAGAAAAAATGAAGGGTTCCAACGAAGATGAGTTAACAGGAATTCAAATTGTGAAACGCGCGCTCGAAGAACCGCTCCGCCAGATTGCAGCAAATGCAGGCGTGGAAGGTTCTGTGTGTGTGCAGAAAGTCCGCGATGGAAAAGGCGACTTTGGTTTCAACGCACGCACCGATGAATATGAAAACCTCATTGCTGCCGGTGTGATTGACCCGACCAAAGTTGTGCGCATTGCGCTTGAGAACGCTGCCTCCATCGGAGGAATGATTCTCACCACTGAATGCGTGCTTGCTGAAATCAAAGAAGAAAAATCCGCTATGCCTGCAATGCCGGGCGGAATGGGCGGTGGAATGGATTACTAA
- a CDS encoding Rne/Rng family ribonuclease yields MNNELYINATSSEVVIALLQDKKLKELHREKSDAGFSVGDIFLGRVKKIMPGLNAAFVDVGYEKDAFLHYLDLGPQILSLLKFTNKAIHGQSETHLLDNFPFERDIVKTGKVNKVLNSNQNVLVQIMKEPISQKGPRLTADVSLPGRFLVLIPFQEKISLSQKIRRQEERDRLRRLVQSIKPKNFGVIIRTVAENQSVADLDADLKDLISKWEKLWQALKSAVPPKIMLGEMDRSITILRDMLNASFSNIFVNDHKLFGTIKSYIHQIAPDKEGIVKFYKGSEPIFEHFGIDKQIKSSFGRIVNLKSGGYLIVEHTEAMHVIDINSGHRTQSNKDQDTNALDVNMEAAEEIARQLRLRDIGGIIVCDFIDMRNPNNRRTLYEKLKNAMQTDPATHTILPPSKFGLVQITRERVRPQVKEKTTEKCPSCGGSGEIQSSILLVDQIEKDLNYLMKEQNQKNITLAVHPFLEAYFTKGIPSKSQKWFLKYGRRIRVKPVSSHHILEYHFFNKDEEEIKI; encoded by the coding sequence ATGAACAACGAACTATACATCAATGCAACTTCTTCGGAAGTTGTCATTGCTCTTTTACAGGATAAAAAACTCAAAGAACTTCACCGCGAAAAATCAGACGCAGGATTTTCGGTGGGCGATATTTTCCTCGGAAGAGTAAAAAAAATTATGCCCGGTCTCAACGCAGCGTTTGTGGATGTGGGCTATGAAAAAGATGCCTTCCTTCATTACCTTGATTTAGGTCCGCAGATTTTATCGCTGCTGAAATTCACTAACAAAGCAATTCACGGACAGAGCGAAACACATTTGCTTGACAATTTCCCTTTCGAAAGAGACATTGTCAAGACAGGAAAAGTAAACAAAGTGCTGAACTCAAACCAAAATGTGCTGGTGCAGATAATGAAAGAACCGATTTCGCAGAAAGGTCCGCGCCTTACTGCCGATGTTTCTCTGCCCGGAAGATTTTTAGTTTTGATTCCTTTCCAGGAAAAAATTTCTCTCTCGCAAAAAATCCGCAGGCAGGAAGAGCGTGACCGTTTGAGAAGATTGGTGCAAAGCATCAAGCCGAAAAATTTCGGAGTCATCATCCGCACCGTTGCCGAAAACCAGAGCGTTGCCGACCTCGATGCCGACTTAAAAGATTTAATCAGCAAGTGGGAAAAATTATGGCAGGCGTTAAAGAGCGCAGTTCCTCCTAAAATCATGCTCGGAGAAATGGACCGCTCGATTACAATTCTGCGCGACATGCTCAATGCTTCCTTCTCAAATATTTTTGTGAACGATCATAAACTCTTCGGAACAATTAAATCCTACATACATCAGATTGCGCCCGATAAAGAAGGCATTGTAAAATTTTATAAAGGGAGCGAGCCCATCTTCGAACATTTTGGAATTGACAAGCAAATAAAATCTTCTTTTGGAAGAATTGTGAATCTGAAGTCAGGCGGTTACTTAATTGTGGAACACACCGAAGCCATGCACGTGATTGACATAAACAGCGGACACCGCACGCAATCAAACAAAGATCAGGATACAAATGCGCTGGATGTAAATATGGAAGCCGCGGAAGAAATTGCACGGCAACTTCGCCTGAGAGATATTGGCGGAATTATCGTTTGTGATTTTATTGACATGCGCAATCCGAATAACCGCAGAACGCTCTATGAAAAATTAAAAAACGCCATGCAAACCGATCCGGCAACGCATACCATTCTTCCTCCAAGCAAATTCGGATTGGTGCAGATTACGCGAGAGCGAGTTCGCCCGCAGGTGAAAGAAAAGACAACGGAAAAATGTCCGAGTTGCGGAGGAAGCGGAGAAATTCAGTCAAGCATTTTGCTGGTAGATCAGATTGAAAAAGATTTGAATTATTTGATGAAGGAACAAAACCAAAAAAACATCACGCTGGCGGTTCATCCTTTTCTTGAAGCATACTTCACCAAAGGTATTCCAAGCAAAAGCCAGAAATGGTTTTTAAAATATGGTAGAAGAATCCGCGTGAAGCCCGTTTCTTCTCATCATATTTTAGAATATCATTTCTTTAACAAGGATGAAGAGGAAATAAAAATTTAG
- the gldE gene encoding gliding motility-associated protein GldE, with amino-acid sequence MSLFIAIISTIILLCLSALISASEVALFSLSPRSRDELRKSFSARDKIVLQIYDKPKLLLATILIASNLVNIGIVLISEIIAKEELNFISNPIVAFLIQVIAVTFLILLFGEVIPKVFANQHSLSVSRFMAYPVSFLEKFLFPLSSLLIVSTSFIDKKVKKKMHTISVEDLSHALDLTITSDTPEPERKILRGIVKFGQVSVKQIMVPRMDITGFEFNSPFKKLMEEILASKYSRVPIYKETIDKISGILYVKDLLPYLDKEDDFKWQTLIREPFFVPENKKNDDLLKEFQHRKTHMAIVVDEFGGTSGIVTLEDVIEEIVGEINDEFDDDELVYSKLDDNNYVFEGKISLSDLSRKLSVDSSLFELPNGREADTLAGFLIEFTGNIPKKGEEVKFSAKGESAYGRKDFIFTVESADNRKIKRVKVTVPIAV; translated from the coding sequence ATGAGTTTGTTCATCGCCATCATATCTACCATTATTCTTCTTTGCCTGTCGGCATTGATTTCGGCTTCGGAAGTTGCTTTGTTTTCTCTTTCGCCAAGAAGCAGAGATGAACTGCGCAAGTCATTTTCTGCGCGCGACAAAATTGTTTTGCAGATTTACGACAAGCCGAAACTTTTGCTCGCCACCATTCTTATCGCGAGCAACTTGGTGAACATCGGAATCGTTCTCATTTCAGAAATAATTGCGAAAGAAGAATTAAATTTTATTTCCAATCCAATCGTTGCATTTCTTATACAAGTTATTGCAGTTACTTTTCTCATTCTTCTTTTCGGAGAAGTGATTCCGAAAGTTTTTGCCAACCAGCATTCGCTCAGCGTTTCCCGGTTCATGGCTTACCCGGTTTCTTTCCTTGAAAAATTTCTTTTCCCGCTGAGTTCACTGCTGATTGTTTCCACTTCGTTCATAGATAAAAAAGTGAAAAAGAAAATGCACACCATTTCGGTGGAAGATTTATCGCACGCGCTCGATTTAACAATTACTTCCGACACTCCCGAACCGGAAAGAAAAATTCTGAGGGGAATTGTGAAGTTCGGACAGGTGAGCGTGAAACAAATTATGGTTCCGCGAATGGATATTACAGGATTTGAATTCAACTCGCCTTTCAAAAAACTGATGGAAGAAATTCTTGCGTCAAAATATTCGCGCGTGCCGATTTATAAAGAAACCATTGATAAAATTTCCGGAATACTTTACGTGAAAGATTTGCTTCCATATTTGGATAAAGAAGATGATTTCAAATGGCAAACATTAATCCGCGAGCCGTTTTTTGTTCCTGAAAATAAAAAGAACGATGACCTGCTGAAAGAATTCCAGCATCGCAAAACACACATGGCAATTGTGGTGGATGAATTCGGGGGAACATCCGGAATTGTTACGCTCGAAGATGTGATTGAAGAAATTGTTGGAGAAATCAACGATGAGTTTGACGATGATGAACTTGTTTACTCAAAACTGGATGACAATAATTATGTCTTCGAAGGAAAAATTTCGCTGAGCGATCTTTCGCGCAAACTCAGTGTTGATTCATCGCTCTTCGAACTTCCGAACGGGCGCGAAGCCGATACGCTCGCAGGTTTTTTAATTGAGTTCACCGGAAACATTCCGAAAAAAGGAGAAGAGGTGAAGTTCTCCGCCAAAGGTGAATCCGCCTATGGCAGAAAAGATTTTATCTTCACCGTGGAAAGCGCTGACAATAGAAAAATAAAAAGAGTGAAAGTCACCGTTCCAATCGCAGTATGA
- a CDS encoding HU family DNA-binding protein: protein MTKAEIVAKISDKTGIEKKEVMAIIEAFMSVAKNTMCDGKNIYLRGFGTLFIKRRARKPGRIISRNTTIMIPAHNIPAFKPAKSFANRLKKSVPVKED from the coding sequence ATGACAAAAGCAGAAATAGTCGCAAAGATTTCTGATAAAACCGGAATTGAGAAAAAAGAGGTCATGGCAATTATAGAGGCCTTTATGAGTGTTGCTAAAAATACAATGTGCGATGGAAAAAATATTTACCTGCGCGGATTCGGAACGTTGTTCATTAAAAGGCGCGCAAGAAAACCGGGCAGAATTATTTCACGCAATACAACCATCATGATTCCCGCTCACAATATTCCGGCTTTCAAACCGGCAAAATCTTTCGCGAATCGTTTGAAGAAGAGCGTTCCTGTGAAGGAAGATTAA